From a single Marinobacter sp. THAF197a genomic region:
- a CDS encoding ankyrin repeat domain-containing protein: MAKGGRPRKHDPLADDISFAIEAMKNKEAISLLTDVSVDILDGEGRTPLIYASFSGNLEILQWLIHQGAQLDVQDRNGFCALHAASQNGHVKVLEVLLRSGANPNLTDAHGNGPLWTATIKSRGDDSVPSLLIHHGADPDHMNNAGKSPKDAMALIRKNLKLMADQRNNDQA; encoded by the coding sequence ATGGCTAAAGGTGGAAGACCCAGAAAACATGATCCGCTAGCAGATGACATATCATTCGCCATAGAAGCTATGAAAAATAAAGAGGCTATTTCGCTTCTCACCGATGTGTCTGTAGATATTCTCGATGGAGAAGGAAGAACCCCTCTAATTTACGCATCGTTTTCAGGAAACCTGGAAATCCTTCAGTGGTTGATCCATCAAGGTGCGCAACTTGATGTACAAGACAGAAATGGATTTTGTGCGCTCCATGCGGCATCTCAAAATGGCCATGTTAAGGTCTTGGAGGTGTTGCTAAGATCAGGCGCGAACCCGAACCTTACGGACGCACATGGTAATGGGCCGCTATGGACAGCAACAATAAAATCTAGAGGTGATGACTCGGTTCCTTCACTTTTGATCCATCATGGTGCGGATCCAGATCATATGAATAATGCAGGCAAGAGCCCAAAAGATGCGATGGCTCTAATAAGAAAAAACCTAAAATTGATGGCAGATCAGAGAAATAATGATCAGGCCTAA
- a CDS encoding GNAT family N-acetyltransferase codes for MEWRKNEYLVTDDRSKVQLEVVHRLLAATYWGDRRTREIVDRMVAGSICFSLYHGSKQIGFGRAVTDSTTFTWVADIVVEPEFRGAGLGKWIMECLLEHPAIKGTQLVLQTRDAQGLYEQFGFSENSALMSTKVTDL; via the coding sequence ATGGAATGGCGCAAGAACGAGTACCTAGTCACTGACGACAGATCCAAGGTACAACTGGAGGTTGTTCACCGATTGCTCGCCGCAACCTATTGGGGTGATCGCCGTACCAGAGAAATAGTTGATCGTATGGTTGCTGGTTCAATCTGTTTCAGTCTTTACCATGGCTCTAAACAGATTGGGTTTGGACGAGCCGTCACCGATAGCACTACGTTCACCTGGGTGGCGGATATTGTGGTTGAACCCGAATTTCGCGGCGCCGGTCTGGGTAAGTGGATTATGGAATGTTTGCTAGAGCATCCGGCCATAAAAGGAACCCAGTTGGTGTTGCAAACTCGAGATGCACAAGGGCTATACGAGCAGTTTGGGTTCTCTGAAAACAGTGCTCTCATGAGCACCAAAGTCACTGATTTATAA
- a CDS encoding DUF6980 family protein, giving the protein MTVHCCQEMERAIVLNCDRHKDVYECPDVLVSYIPKFDEYGLIIHDGGSSSLQISFCPWCGLRLPDSKRDAWFDKLEALGFDDPSEQRIPEEFNTDAWYRNT; this is encoded by the coding sequence ATGACTGTTCATTGTTGCCAAGAAATGGAACGTGCGATCGTATTGAACTGCGATCGGCACAAGGATGTATACGAGTGCCCCGATGTGCTGGTTAGCTATATCCCTAAGTTCGATGAGTACGGGCTAATCATTCATGATGGCGGTAGTTCATCTCTGCAAATAAGTTTCTGTCCTTGGTGTGGATTGAGGCTGCCCGACTCGAAGCGGGATGCTTGGTTCGACAAGTTGGAGGCATTGGGGTTCGACGATCCGTCCGAACAAAGAATACCAGAAGAGTTCAATACTGATGCGTGGTATCGCAACACTTAA